GGGATCGCCTAAGAGTGGATTGTTAGAAGTGAGTTTTTTGCGCCCAATTAACTGGGTTAGCGCCTTAGTTACAAGTTCACAGCGGTTAGTACTGACAGCTTACGATCGAGATCGCAAACTAGTAGCCCAAACAGCACTACCAGGCTCAAACCTTGCTAATTCTGACTCTCCTATACCCCCTAATACCCTATTATCTATAGCTGCGAATGATATTCATTATGTGACCTTCAGCGCTTTTGATGGTCAATTCACAGTTGATAATTTTCGTTTTTGTTTTTAGTCTGTGCAAGTATTCCGAATAAGGTATTATTGATTTTCGATGGCAGCTTGAGGTATTGGTAAAAGATGAAATCGCAAATTTCAGTCTTTATCTGAGCCTTTGGCAACTCATGCTGCTGGCAGATATACACCCACAGCCGTCTCAGGCCTGAAAAAAATGGGTGACTGCATCCTTTCCTTATATATAGTAAAACCTATAAACTAAACCATCTTGTAATCTAGTAGGTAAAAACCGTGGCACAGGCTTTGTCTTCGTGGCAGCAATTAGTTAACCAGCTTTCCAACTGGTCGCTTCCAGATTTTAAGACAGGAGCCTCAAAGCAGCGAAATTTCCGGCGCTTCTCCGGGCCAGGCGGCGTTCTGAGTTTCCTGACAATTATTGTTGCGATGCTGCTGTGGAATTGGAAACTCCTGTTGGCACTGTTAATCGGCATTGGAGTCATGTTATCAGTCTACTCAATGCAGCAGTGGGACTGGCAACAACGCTGGTCAAAGATGCAGAGGTTTTTCAATGGTTCCAACCGTCAGCTAGTATTGGCAGTCACTACTGGTGGGATTGCTACTTTTACCACTTATATCGCAGCTGCAATTTGGTTTGACTCCCACAGTCCTTGGATTGCTTCTGGCGTAATTGTCCAAGGTGCAGGAATGGTATTAACTTTAATTTTGTTGGTCTGCCAAATCGTTAATTTTTATGGTGTCAAAGAAGAAGACTACTGCGATCGCTTATTAAACAACTTAACTGAATCAGACCCCTTAAAGCGTTTGCTGGCTGTGCGACAACTAACTAAATTGATCGATCGTAAACGGGTTGATGCTTCAGTGCGGCAAAATGTGGTGGAATGCTTGCAACTCTTACTTAGCCAAGAAGAGGAAGCCGTAATTCGGGAAGCCGCCTTTGAAAGTTTGCAAACCTTAGATAGTTCACAAACGGAACCATCTAACAAAGCGAGTATTTTTATTCCCGTATCCGCAAAACTCAAAAGTAAAATTCCTTCTTAAGGATTAATAGCGGTTCTTAGCGATCTAAAACATTCTTAAACTCAAAATTTTCCGGAAGTGCAGGGGGATGAGTATTAAACCATCTTTGATAAATTTGCTGATAAGTGCCAGTAGATAACAAAGTAGCTATACCTTTGTTAATTGTCTCCAAATAAGGAGAATCTTGAGGTGTAGCAATCCCGTAAAATTCTTCTGTTAGCAGATTGGTAACAACTTTAATAGCTTTAAGATTGCCATTTTTGATTGCATACAGAGTAGCGAATGCATCGCTTACTACTGCATCGACATTACCATTTACTAGGTCTTGAAAGAAATCAGGGCCGGAATTATATGTGCTAATTCTGGCATTGGGGATAGTTTTAGCAAAATCTGCGCCTGTTGAACCTATTTGCACGCCGATCTTTTTACCTTGAAGGCTATGGAAGTCTTGAATATCCTGATTGCTTTCCCGAACTGCGATCGCCAGTCCAG
The genomic region above belongs to Calothrix sp. NIES-2098 and contains:
- a CDS encoding extracellular solute-binding protein, whose translation is MKSIKRKWRQLILGLGCLLLIIACHDLNHTSSISPNSGLNTLKVATDPTFVPFEMKNVNGHLEGFDIDLMNAIAQVTGLTVQWESLPFDGMISTLQAKRVDAAISGITITDERQKTISFTRPYFKAGLAIAVRESNQDIQDFHSLQGKKIGVQIGSTGADFAKTIPNARISTYNSGPDFFQDLVNGNVDAVVSDAFATLYAIKNGNLKAIKVVTNLLTEEFYGIATPQDSPYLETINKGIATLLSTGTYQQIYQRWFNTHPPALPENFEFKNVLDR